In the Granulosicoccus antarcticus IMCC3135 genome, GTTTGGTCAGGAAAACACGGATAATCTGGATTACAGGAAAGCCTTCCGAGCCAATGAAAAACATTTCTATCGGGTTGGAAGCTCAGGTATTGGTGACATGCTCGAATGGTATTCGCGACACCGTAATCTGACGGTCTGGCGGCAGGCTGCCGGGATCTACCTGAACACGGTAGGTCCACCGCAATTGTTTCTAGAAGGCAACCACAGAACAGGTGTGCTGTTGGCCAACTACGTACTGGCCCGTGCCAACAAGTCGCCCCTCGTACTCGATGCTCAGCTAGCCCCGGACTGGTTCCGGCTGACAGAAAAAATTCGCAAGCGAAGAGGCAGTATTTTCGATCCGAAATACTGGTTTCGTTCGCTGGATATAGAGTTAGCGGACTTTATCCAGGCCAATGTCAACGAATGCTATCTGCGTTCAGATTCAGGAAACAGGTTCTGAGATGGGAGTATCTACAGCCAGCAAGTTAAGCCCAACGGAGCGAGCTGACGCTCTGTACCTGGATCTGTGCAAGCATTACGAAGGCGGGTCAGACAAGGAGGTGCGTGCTGCCGCCAAGCTGCTTCTGGTGGCGCTGGCACGCCTGCGTGAGCATGGCGGGGCCCATTGGGATGTGACCCTGGACGCTTACGTCAAAATTGCTAAAAGCCGTCCGGACAAGCTTGCCGCCATACTGCAGCAGGGCAACTCCAGCCGTCGCAATATGTAGTCGTCAGCAGGCTTGCGCCTGCTCTTGAACGGCGTCATGCTACTGCCATGAATAGTCGATCCATGCCCAGTAGTGCCCGTGCCGCCAGACTCAAACCCAGCCAGATTCGTGAGGTTGCAGAGCTGGGCATGACCTTGCCTGATGTCACGCCATTATGGTTCGGCGAGAGTGCCTGGCCCACCGGCGAGATTGCCGTGCAGGCGGCGATCTCAGCGCTCTCTGGCGGCGATCACTTCTATCAGCCCAATAGCGGCAAAATCAGTTTCAGGAATGCTATCTGCCAGTATCTGGAAAGCTGGTACGAACAACCGTTCGAACGGAGTCGTATCACGGTTACCGCCTCGGGTATGCAGGGTCTGGCGCTGACGGCTCAGGCGCTGATTGATCCGGGCGATCAAGTCGTTTGTATAGAGCCTGCCTGGCCGAACATGGCAGAGTGCTTTCAGATTGCCGGTGCCGATATCCGGACACTGGCTCTGGACATTGTCGATGATCAGTGGACGCTGGATCTGGACCACCTGATCAGTCTCATCACCCCCAGTACAAAAGCTCTGGTCATCAACTCGCCGTCCAACCCCACAGGTTGGGTCATGCCGGCGGCTGATCAGGCCAGTCTGCTGGAGCACTGCCGGAAGACGGGAACCTGGATCGTGGCGGATGATGTCTACGCTCGTCTGTATCGTCATGGTCCAGTTGCGCCGGGATTTTTGGCGTTGGCGACACCCGATGATCGTCTCATTTCGGTGTCCAGTTTTTCAAAGGCATGGTCCATGACGGGGTGGCGACTGGGGTGGATTACCGCACCTGCTGAATTGGAAGCCACCTTTGCGATGCTGACAGAATTCAATATTGCGGGACCGTCCGGCATTATTCAGCAGGCAGGCGAGCGAATGATCATCGATGGCGAGTCCGAGGTTGAGCTGCTGACTCAGCGTCTGCAAGCAGGGTACGCCCAGGTGGAAGCCTGTCTGGAGGCGATACCGACAGTGCGTTTCGTCAGGCCCGAGGGGGCATTCTATTGTTTCTTCGCAGTCGATGGCATGAGTGACAGCGTATCGTTTGCAAAAACGCTGCTGCACGATGCCAAGGTTGGGCTGGCTCCTGGTAGGGCCTTTGGACCGGCGGGGGAGGGTTATCTGAGGCTGTGTTACGCACAACCGAGTTCCACGCTGGAACCGGCACTTGAGCGCCTGCGCAGGGCGTTGACACGCTAGATCGATCGGTGTTTCGTCGTTGTGAGATAAATAAGGTGGCGACAAATAACCTATCTGGTGTATCTGAGAGTTACTTTAGTCTTTAGGATAGATTTCGTGCCAATTCAATACAGGAAGTAACGATGACTAACCGGGTTAGATTAAAAAGCGCTACGCATGTTCGTTCCGCCTCGCTGAGTACCGCGGCGGCCCTCCTGCTTGCTTCGCCAGCCTTCGCCGGGGTTGGGGTCGATACCTCGGCGTTGAATGATGCTGTAACGGCTGAGGGGGTATATGCCCATCTGGAGGTCTTTCAACAGATTGCCGATGACAATGGTGGCAACAGGGAAGCATCCAGCGAAGGCTTCTTCGCCTCTATTGATTACGTGGCCCGAGAAATGACGTTGGCGGGCTACCAGGTTTCAGTCCAGTTATTTCCTTATGTCGTCTTTGAAAACAGAACGCCACCGGAGCTGGACCAGATAGCACCGGTTGCGGCAAGCTATGAATTCAATGGTGATGAGGGTTTTGCCACTGCCACCTATTCAGGGGCTGGTGAAACGACGGCCATCGCCGAGCCAGTCGACGTCACTGTGCCTGCGGCGGCGGACGCCAATTCATCGACCAGTGGTTGCGAGGAGAGTGACTTTGCCGGATTCACAGCCGGCAATATAGCGTTAGTACAGCGCGGCACTTGCTCGTTCTTCATCAAAGCTGCCAATGCGGAAGCTGCCGGGGCTTCGGGTGTCATGATCTTCAACGAGGGGCAGGAAGGCAGAACCGATGTTGTGGGGGCGACCTTGGGTGAAGCCGGTGTGGGTATTCCTGTCATTGGTATTTCGCACGCCCTGGGCGCCTCTTTCGTTGAGACAGAAACAACGCTTCGCCTGAAGGTTGACGCTATTACAGAGGAGCGTGTCAGTGGCAATATTCTTGCGGACACCCCGATTGGCAAACCAGAGAAGACGCTGGTAGTCGGTGCTCATCTGGATTCAGTGGATGTTGGCCCGGGTATTAACGACAATGGCAGTGGTTCGGCTGCACTGCTTGAGATCGCCTTGCAGATGAGCAATCTTGGCATGCTGGATAGTGAAGAGACCGGTGTACGCAATCGTGTCCGGTTTGCCTGGTGGGGTGCGGAGGAAGCAGGTTTGCTGGGATCCGAGTACTACGTCTACAACCTGGAAGATTCACAGTTCGAGCAGATCGCAGCTAATCTGAACTTCGACATGGTGGGTTCTCCCAACTATGCACGTTTTGTCTACGATGGCGACGGTTCAGCATCCGAACAGGCAGGACCTGAAGGCTCTGCGTTCATCGAGTGGCTCTTCAATGACTACTTCATGGATCAAGGTCTGGCAGCTGCGCCAACCGCATTTGACGGTCGGTCCGATTATGGCCCTTTTATCGAAAATGGCATTCCGGCTGGTGGGCTCTTCACGGGCGCTGAGGATGTCAAGACTGAAGAGGAGGCCGCTATTTTCGGTGGTGTTGCAGGTGAGGCTTACGATGCGTGTTATCACGATGAATGCGACACGCTCGAGAACATCAATATGCAGGGCCTGGGTGAAATGTCTGATGCCGCAGCCTATGCCATCAACGTTCTGGCTGTGAACGATTTGCCTACTCCGGCGGCTAAGCTGCTTGGACGAAAGCTCAGCGTGGCCAATACCGCTATCACTCTGGACCACAGTGGTGAGTTCCTGAAGAAGTAGGATCGACTGAAGACAGACAATTCGGTGGAACGTTCAGCTAGGATGCAGGTCTCTGTTTACTTCTGATGCCACCGGATTTTCTATCTTCATGATCAAGTTCTATTACAGTCCTGCGCCAAACCCCATGAAAGTGGCACTCTTGCTGGCCGAAACGGGTCTGGAATTCGAAGCAGTTCCTGTCGATACTCGAAAGGGTGAGCAGTTTGCTCCGGATTTCGTAAAAATCAATCCCAACGGAAAAGTGCCTGTCATCGTTGACGGCGATGCGACTGTTTTCGACAGTAACGCCATCTTGCTGTATCTGGCAGACAAATCCGGACAGTTCGTACCGGCTATTGCAGATTCTGCCAAACGTGGACAGATGCTTTCCTGGTTGATGTTCATTGCCAGCGGTGTAGGTCCCTTCTCTGGACAATCAGTGCATTTTCGTCACGCGGCACCTGAGCCAAAAGAATATGCTCTGAATCGGTTTGATTTTGAAGCACATCGTCACTTCGCGGTACTGGAAGGCCATCTTGCCAACAATGCTTTCATGCTGGGTGATGACTACAGCATCGTGGACATGGCTTTCTGGGGCTGGGCGCGCATGATGCCTTTCGTGCTTGGTATCGAGAATCCATGGGAGCAATACCCGAACATCAAGCGCCTTCTTGATGTGGTTGATGCCAGGCCGGCCAGCGAAAGAGTCAAGGAAATTGTCAGCGCTCATGAGTTCAAGTCAGAAATGGACGATGAAGCCAGACGCTTCATGTTTCCTCAGAACGAACGACTGGCTTAGGGCTGAAATAAAATTCAGGTTTTTTTGTGACCTGAATCACGATAAAGGCGTGGGAGCTCGATTATGGGTTCCCACGATGCGATGTCAGGACGGCCCTCGCGCTGCACCCGCGCTGCCCATTGGTGTGCACAGATCGCATTTGACCATTAAGATGTTCCAGAGAATGGCCTTCACAGGGGTGCGATTCGTCAATAATGGACGTACACTTGTGTGATCTGCCTGTGCAGGTTGTCATCGGTAAATACTGGATTAGATTATGGGTAATGGTGTGCTGGTTTTCATTGTGGTTGTCGAGGCCGTTGTCATCATCTGGCTTGCCAGCAAGCTGAAGCAATATCAGAAGTTCGAACCGATGCTGAATGCGCAGCCAGAGACTCCGGCGGTGGCACCAGCCAGAACCGCGCTCACGCGTCCTGCTGCGCCGAAGTCTGCTCGTAGAGCTCCGGATGACAGTGATGACGATGATGATGAATTACTGGACATGCCCGGAGTCGAGCCGGAAACGAATATCGAGGAGGCCAAGCGTGTGCAGTTGGTCATGGCTCGCTGTCATTATGCCGAGTTCTACCTGGAGCAACTGGATGACGATTACGAACGTGGTCAGTTCAAGCACATCGTGAACAGTTGTATGAGCACCGCCAGTGGCATAGCTGATCCATTTTTCAAGGCCAGCGCCCTGGAACCCCTCATTGTGCTACTCGACAAGGCGGGTTGGAATGCCAAGCGCGACAAGCTGATGGCAGAGGTTGATGATGAGATCATTCATCAACGTATAGAAAGAGCGTTGGAAGAGAACGCAGCCAGTTAGCTTGACTAAGGGATCGTGAAACAATTAACTATCATTTTCAGTCGTCCCTGCATCCTGCCCTGCTGCGTTGTTCGGCGGTTGAATAGCCGGCTATTCGCCCTTCTCACGCCTTGCCGGACAGGCGGACTGGGCGTCTCCCAGGAACACCTGAAAATTGATACTTAATTATTTCACAATCCCTAAGCAATTGGCTGGCGACTACTAGCGAATTGCATTGTCAAATCCCCCATTGACGCTTTTATGAAAGTCAATCAACTGCTGTGTCTTGCGCAGTTGGCTTCAGTGCGGCCGATCACATGCCGCGGCAAGATAAGAGGGTGGCCCTCGCTGGGCTAAATCGAACCCACTGTTTGTTTGGGTATTCGAGCATTTTTCGCGAAAACTTGTAACAGGGTTATCTGCGTTTGCAGTGTGCAAATGAATGCTTTTGGTAAGTGGGTTGCAAGGTGAGTCGTTACGAATCACCTTGTGAGCTGCCTTGCGATGGACATGCGGGCAGTGATCTATAAAGGATCCACCTTATGCCCGTGCACCCCAAGACCCGGATGCTATCGACTCTACGTCGAACCGCAGTAGTGTCCCTCTCTGTCGGCCTTTCCGTTGTTCTGCACCCTGGCGATGTAAAAGCCGAGGGTGTTTTTCAGATGGGGCTTGGTCAGGCCTTGCTCGAATACGACACTGTCAAGCAGTTTGGTTATGCGACTGATGACGCTTCCGCATCGATGTATGTGGATATTTTGACCATAGGGGAGGTCATCAACGTGTCGCTGTGCGGTACGCAGAATAGCGATGATATAGAGATTGAAATTTATGCGCCGTCCGATGACGCCACTCCGATAGACACGCAGAGCAGTAGTACCAGCAACGTTAATTGTGGCGATCCGATGACGGCTCCATTGACTAATCCCTTTCGTTACCAGGCGCAGGAGACAGGCGCATATCGGCTGGTGTTGAAGAACAATTCGCAAACCGGAGCAGCGGGTCGATTTCTACGTTACGACTTCACTGTCACTCCAGATGTATTGACAGACCCTGATCCTACGGCTACTGATGGCCGATTCTGGAGCTATACATTCGGCTTCAATGCCAACGGTTTCTCCGAAACGCAGTCGACAGATGCTAATTACTTTGCATTGATTCCTGGTGGACGCCCAAGCACCAATTATGTCTGGATGCTGGATTTGAATAACTTCGCCGGTTTCTATTACAACCTGGTGGCGAACTCCCTGGGACTTGATGATCCGAACTCGGGCTACAGTGACGACACCACCGGTAATTCAGTGAGCTATGAATTTCCGATGTATGTCAGCTATCCGGTTGTGGCCGACCCACTGCCGACAGCGCCGCCGACTGTTACGAATGTGCGTTTTACTGATGATTCTGGACAGGATCACGCGATATCACCTGCGGGTGCTGATGGTTTGCAGGATAGTGGCAAGTTCGTGTTTGAAACTGATGTCACCGGCACCTACTCGATTCTGATCGATTTGAATCAGAACGAAATTTACGGCGACGCCGGTGATAGACAACTGCTCGGTTTGGTCACACCCGGGACAAATGAGGTGGTGTGGGATGGTACTGATGCAAGTGGTAATACACCTTCAGAGGGAACCTATTACGCTGAAGTTCAGGTTCATATGGGTGAATACCACTTTATTGCCAATGATGCAGAGACCAGTGGTGGCGGTACTGCTAATGGTTTGAGTATTTTTCAGGCGAAGAATGACGGCACCGTGTCCGATACTACTGTCTTCTGGGACGATGTTACGTTGTTGGGAGCAGGCGCTGGTGGAACAAGCAATACGCCATCGGGTGTTTCATCAGGCACACCAGCAGGCCAGCACACCTGGGGTGATTTTACAGGTACTAGCTTTGGTAACAATCGATATATCGACACCTATGTTTTTGGTCTGGCTACCACCGGCTACGCACCCTCTGTCATCGCCAGTGATAACACTGAACAAGTCAACTACGATGGTACCGTCACTGCTGACAACATCAGCGTACCGGGCGATTCAATCTCGATTACCGTGTCAGACACAGATCTGAATGCAGACAGCGGTGTTGCTGAAACGGTTAAAGTGGAAGTGCTCAACGACATCACCGGTGAAACTGAAACAGTTACCCTGACAGAAACCGGGCCGAACACCGGTGTACTGACTGGCACCATGTCGACTGTCGCAGGCACCACAGCAGGTAGCGATAACGACGGTACTCTCGTAACCGATGGTACTGACACGCTAACAGTGACCTACTGGGATCTGATTGCGGCAGACCATACTTCAAAAGAGCGTACCGTCGCACACACGGTTCTGGTTGACACCGACAGAGATGGTATCGCTGATATAGACGATCTGGACGATGACGGCGATGGCATCATCGATGTACTGGAAGGCGCTGGTGACAGCGACGGTGACGGCATCAGTGACTCACTGGATACCGACTCAGACAATGATGGCATTCTCGACGCCAACGAAGATAGTACCAGTCCTGTATTGCTTAATGCGGATGCGGATGGTGATGGCATTGACGATGCGGTCGATGTTGATATTACCAATGGGGATGATGATGACGGTAATGGCGTTGATGACGCTTTTGAGCCGACCGATAGTGACGGTGATGGCATAGCGGATCACCTTGATGGTGACAGTGATGCGGATGGTATCCCCGATATCATCGAAGGTTCTGTTGATTCTGATGGCGATACGATTCCCGATTATCTGGACCTGGATTCAGATGCGGACGGCATTGACGATGCGGTGGAGGACACCCGGACGCCAGCCTTGCTGGGAACCGATGCCGACAATGATGGTATCGATGATGCGATCGATGTTGATGTGACGAATGGTACAGATGCCGACGCTAACGGCATTGATGACGCACTGGAGCCCAGCGATACCGATGGTGATGGGGCTAACGATTTTCGGGATGTTGATTCTGATAATGACGGTATTCCCGATACGCTTGAAGGGAATGTGGACAGTGACGGAGATGGCACACCAGATTTTCTGGATACCGACTCGGACAACGATGGCATCCTTGATAGTGTGGAAGCCTCCAATGTTCCCGCTCTGACCAATAACGATGCAGACAACGATGGAATCGATGATGCGTTCGATGTCGATCTGACCAGTGGTGACGATGACAATGCCAATGGTATAGACGATGCTCTGGAGCCGATTGATTCAGATGGAGACGGCACGGCTGATTATCTGGATATCGACAGTGATGCTGATGGCATTGCCGATGTTTATGAAGGTTCAGTTGATAGTGACGGCGATAATATTGCCGACTACCTGGATACCGATTCGGACAACGACGGTATTCTTGATGCAGCTGAAGACAGTAATACCCCTGTATTAC is a window encoding:
- a CDS encoding pyridoxal phosphate-dependent aminotransferase, which gives rise to MNSRSMPSSARAARLKPSQIREVAELGMTLPDVTPLWFGESAWPTGEIAVQAAISALSGGDHFYQPNSGKISFRNAICQYLESWYEQPFERSRITVTASGMQGLALTAQALIDPGDQVVCIEPAWPNMAECFQIAGADIRTLALDIVDDQWTLDLDHLISLITPSTKALVINSPSNPTGWVMPAADQASLLEHCRKTGTWIVADDVYARLYRHGPVAPGFLALATPDDRLISVSSFSKAWSMTGWRLGWITAPAELEATFAMLTEFNIAGPSGIIQQAGERMIIDGESEVELLTQRLQAGYAQVEACLEAIPTVRFVRPEGAFYCFFAVDGMSDSVSFAKTLLHDAKVGLAPGRAFGPAGEGYLRLCYAQPSSTLEPALERLRRALTR
- a CDS encoding M28 family peptidase, giving the protein MTNRVRLKSATHVRSASLSTAAALLLASPAFAGVGVDTSALNDAVTAEGVYAHLEVFQQIADDNGGNREASSEGFFASIDYVAREMTLAGYQVSVQLFPYVVFENRTPPELDQIAPVAASYEFNGDEGFATATYSGAGETTAIAEPVDVTVPAAADANSSTSGCEESDFAGFTAGNIALVQRGTCSFFIKAANAEAAGASGVMIFNEGQEGRTDVVGATLGEAGVGIPVIGISHALGASFVETETTLRLKVDAITEERVSGNILADTPIGKPEKTLVVGAHLDSVDVGPGINDNGSGSAALLEIALQMSNLGMLDSEETGVRNRVRFAWWGAEEAGLLGSEYYVYNLEDSQFEQIAANLNFDMVGSPNYARFVYDGDGSASEQAGPEGSAFIEWLFNDYFMDQGLAAAPTAFDGRSDYGPFIENGIPAGGLFTGAEDVKTEEEAAIFGGVAGEAYDACYHDECDTLENINMQGLGEMSDAAAYAINVLAVNDLPTPAAKLLGRKLSVANTAITLDHSGEFLKK
- a CDS encoding glutathione S-transferase family protein; protein product: MIKFYYSPAPNPMKVALLLAETGLEFEAVPVDTRKGEQFAPDFVKINPNGKVPVIVDGDATVFDSNAILLYLADKSGQFVPAIADSAKRGQMLSWLMFIASGVGPFSGQSVHFRHAAPEPKEYALNRFDFEAHRHFAVLEGHLANNAFMLGDDYSIVDMAFWGWARMMPFVLGIENPWEQYPNIKRLLDVVDARPASERVKEIVSAHEFKSEMDDEARRFMFPQNERLA